TCATCCACCCGGAGATGGAGGGAAGAAATAAAAGGCTTAGCCCCCAACCACCGAGGCCGGGAACTCGAAGAAGTCGTAGGTGGCGTTGTACCTGAACTTCTCGGGGCATTCGGTGTATTTATCCCCGTCCTTCATGAAGCCGTACTTGAGGATCCACTTGAAGACATCCCCCTGCTCGCTCTTGAGGACCGGAACGGCTGGGTAGAACAGGGGCCTTCCAAACTCCTCCTTTCCGTACTCGGCTATGGCCTTCTGACCCTCCTCACTGGTCAGCCACTCAGCCAGGAGCATGGCATCCTCAAAGTCCTTGCCGGGTATCTTCTTCGGGTTGATTATGATTATAGCGTAGACGTTTATGAGCTCCTCCCCCTTGTCAACGAGGACGTCCAGGTTTATCTTGCCCTCCTTCTGGTACTTGAGGTAGGTTCCTATGTCCGAGAGGGTGTAGGCCTTTCTCTCGCTCGTGTATAGGAGCGTGTTGCCCATTCCAGCACCGGTGGTTCCGAACCAGCTCTCGTTCTTCAGCTCGTTGAAATCAAAGCCCGCCTTCTCCCACAGGGCTATCTCCTTCGTGTTGGTTCCCGAACCGTCGTCCCTTGAGACCCAGACGATTTTATCCGGATGGGCCCTGCCGTACTCGACGATCTTCTTGAGCGCCTCGGAAACGCTCAGGCCCCTTATTCCGGCAGGGTCGTCCTTCGGGCCGACTATTACGAAGAAGTTGTACGCGAAGACCTTTCTGTTCACGCCGTAGCCCTCCTCCATGAAGGCTTGTTCCTTTGGAAGTGCATGCACGAGTATGGCATCGCTGGCACCGCTTTTAGCATCGAGAATCGCCCCACCGGTTCCCTTGGGGATAAAGCGGAGCTCTATGTTGTACTTCTCCTTGAAAATCGGTGCAACCACGTTCTCAAGGATTCCGGTATCGTAGAGGCTGGTGGTGGTTGAAATCGTAAGAACCTTGGGCTTCTCTGTCGCCGTTTGAGTTCCGTTGGTACTCCCTATGCATCCGTAGGAAAGCCCAGTTAGGAGCAGAACCAGCAAAACAAGTGTGTTTACCCTCTTATTCATAGTGCCCACCGTTAGCTGGACGAAGACAGAATTTATAAACATTTTTGTCCATTTTAAGCAATTTTGTTTAACAACCTGCCGAAAAAATTAAGGCTAAAGCTCAAGCCTGTCCCTGAACCGGGACATATCAACGCCCTTGTCCATCCCAAAGAGGTAAGCCAGAACCTTCTCGTCCAGGTCGCCGTAGCGCTCGCGCATGGATCTTATTCCCTCGATGACCTCCTCCCTCTCCCAGCCGAGGGACTCGGCTATGTAAGAGACCATTTCATTGAAAAGGTCTTTTTCAACTTCTTCCTCCGCTAGCAGGGCTTTGTTAACGACCAGAAGGCCGTCCTTTTCCTCAAGGACTCCCTCCTCCAGGGACTTCGCTATGAGTTCTTTCGCGCTCTTCACGTCCATAAGACGGAGGCTGAAGGCCAGTATCCCCACGAGTTCGCTCCGGGTGAACTCAAGGGAGCCCTTATACTCAACCGCGCGTTTTATCGGGTGCACGCAACCACCTAACTTTTTTAGGGCGCTGGAATAAATAAACCTTTGCATAACTCCGTTAGATGTTTAAGCACCCGCGAGAACTCTAAACGGTGATGCCGATGGAGCAGAGGACTCACAGGCTGACCTCTGAAAAATTGGTTGGAAAACCCGTGAAAATTGAGAAGGATTACGCGGAGGTCCTTCTGGAGACGACGGAAGAGATGGCGGTTGATGAATACGGGCTCGTTCACGGCGGCTTCACCTTCGGACTGGCCGACTACGCGGCAATACTCGCGGTAAACGAGCCGACGGTCGTTCTCGGGAAGGCCGATGTCAAGTTCCTGAAGCCAGTCAAGGTCGGTGAAAAGCTGACCGCCAAGGCCGAAGTGAGCGAAGACCTCGGGAGGAAGAAGATAGTAAAGGCAGAGGTCTTCAACGAGAAGAACGAGAAAGTCTTCGAGGGAACCTTCCACTGCTACGTTCTGGAGAAGCACGTGCTCGAATGAGCCAAAATTTTTTAAGCCTTGATATCGTATTCCGATATCGGTGTTAGATATGAAGTACCGGGACTTCCTAACGCTACACGTTCTCCATCACGCGAACGAGGAACCCGTCACAGGTTCATTCCTGATGGAAGAGCTCAAGAGACACGGTTACAGCATCAGCCCGGGGACGATGTACCCTCTCCTCCACTCCCTCGAAAGGGAAGGCCTCCTAAGGAGCCACTGGGAGGTAAGGGACGGCAGGCGGGCTA
This window of the Thermococcus thermotolerans genome carries:
- a CDS encoding PadR family transcriptional regulator, with protein sequence MKYRDFLTLHVLHHANEEPVTGSFLMEELKRHGYSISPGTMYPLLHSLEREGLLRSHWEVRDGRRARVYEITEAGKETLEEGKKKLKELCTELLGE
- a CDS encoding substrate-binding domain-containing protein; its protein translation is MNKRVNTLVLLVLLLTGLSYGCIGSTNGTQTATEKPKVLTISTTTSLYDTGILENVVAPIFKEKYNIELRFIPKGTGGAILDAKSGASDAILVHALPKEQAFMEEGYGVNRKVFAYNFFVIVGPKDDPAGIRGLSVSEALKKIVEYGRAHPDKIVWVSRDDGSGTNTKEIALWEKAGFDFNELKNESWFGTTGAGMGNTLLYTSERKAYTLSDIGTYLKYQKEGKINLDVLVDKGEELINVYAIIIINPKKIPGKDFEDAMLLAEWLTSEEGQKAIAEYGKEEFGRPLFYPAVPVLKSEQGDVFKWILKYGFMKDGDKYTECPEKFRYNATYDFFEFPASVVGG
- a CDS encoding DUF2240 family protein; translated protein: MHPIKRAVEYKGSLEFTRSELVGILAFSLRLMDVKSAKELIAKSLEEGVLEEKDGLLVVNKALLAEEEVEKDLFNEMVSYIAESLGWEREEVIEGIRSMRERYGDLDEKVLAYLFGMDKGVDMSRFRDRLEL
- a CDS encoding PaaI family thioesterase, coding for MEQRTHRLTSEKLVGKPVKIEKDYAEVLLETTEEMAVDEYGLVHGGFTFGLADYAAILAVNEPTVVLGKADVKFLKPVKVGEKLTAKAEVSEDLGRKKIVKAEVFNEKNEKVFEGTFHCYVLEKHVLE